In Scheffersomyces stipitis CBS 6054 chromosome 7, complete sequence, the DNA window GCTACACCGATTCTAGTGCCTACCTCATGGTTTATATTGAATCTTGTGTATTGGTTCAGGGATCCCATACGAACTCCTAAGGATTTACTAGCCTGGTTCTTGTATGTTGTTTGCCATCTCGTCGCCCCAATTTTCACTGCAATCTGGTTATATTTATTTCAACCTCCTGGTGCTCTTAGATTGTTTTCTTTGGGTCTAGGTATTCAGAACATAGCAGGTGTTGTTACTCATTTGATATTTCCGAACGTGCCTCCATGGTATATTTATTTTTATGGTGAAGAGACAATTCCTGATTATGATATGCCTGGCTTTGCTGCTGGGCTCATAAGAATAGACATGATCATGGGTACACATATTCATACTGCTGGTTTTCATATATCTCCAATAGTATTTGGAGCACTCCCATCATTGCATTCGGCAATGGCGGTGATGGTATTCTTATTTGTATCATATTATTCGCGAAATATGGGAGTAAAGATCGCCTACCTACTCTACGTTGTTTTACAGTGGTGGGCAACTATCTACTTGGATCACCATTGGCGACTAGATTTAATTGTTGGTATGTTATATTCTATTGCAAGTTTTtcgtttcttcttttctggtCAAGAGGACTATCATTTGTGGAAAGGAACTTCATCCTCGCCAGAAAACGATGtgatttcaagaatggAAGCACTGCCGGCATGCGTATATTCAGAAATACCAAGTTACAAACCGTTTTCGATCCATACAGCTAGAATCATTGTGTTCTTCATGTATCGGGTCATCTGCTGTcaccaattctgttttACTGGTTGTTGTTACCATTGTTTCTAATATGAATACTTTTCATCGCCACACAATGCTTAGAATTTTACTTTTTCTACGACCTAGTACGCATCTATTGGTAGGTTTATAGAATTACCAACAATTCataattgtagatttaTGAAATAGCCTTGTGCCAGACATAAGTTGATGTATTCGATTTCAGCCAAGAGTAAATAGTCGGCTGGATTGAATGACAGCAACTACGCCTTAGATTTaaacaattcaaattgtagaaaagtAAGAGTGAATATATAGAACATATATTCAACATGTGGAAAGCGCTATATAGTGTAATAAACAATTATACATATCAGTCTAATTTTCCGAACTAACtgaagttttccaaattaAGTCTTATATCCATGAGAACTGAAATCTCCACCGACATCCCCTCCGCAATCTCCAACTGGGAAATTCTTATAATACGTAGATAGCTTCTTGTCCGCTGTAGTTTCTGATAATTCTAATGTTGAATTAGCTTCGTATGTCTTCAAAAATAGGCaaacttcatctttgaaGTTTGAAGTATAATTTGTTAAGGCCACATTCCCTTCTTCACCATTAAAAGCAATGTAATTGTACAAATACAATATGTCACCGGTAGCTCCAgcttcaacagcagcatttAGTATACTAGAAATCGCTTTCAACTTAGAATAGTTGTCAAACAGGTAGAAATTCAAAGGAACGAAATACGGATTAATACCATCACGAGGCGCATCTCTAGAACCTACTCTGATCACCCCAGAATTCTTTGCAAAAGACGCTGTTCCACTTGTGAACAAGCCTATTGCTTTAGAATAAGAAGTCGTCATAACAGCGTTGACCAAACAGAAATTTAAAATAAGATATAGGAGTACATGAAACATCATGATGGAGGACCACTTGTTTATCTTCGTTCTTAGGAGGGCTATAAGTTGGAAACCACCAGTTTAAGAACTATTCTCAATTTCTAGGTCTGATCAAACAGGACGTTATATCCACGTTTCTCCGCTTATGAAATTCAATTCTGCACATGCTAGGAATTGTTCGAGAGTTTCCGCGTTTATTTTGCATGTAACATGGTTTCCAATAAATTCTAATACATTACTGGGTTCAGATTCAGTATTTTTTGAACTATTTTGCTTAGTTAAACGAACGCGGCTTATTTACAGAACTCATCACTTTAGCATACATTTTGCGGAGTATATAATTTAAAATACTGAAATATTGATCTACTTCTAAATTGGGTCGCTGCTACATTTTTCTaataagaagaagctaAGGGAGACAAATCAAGCAGAAGTCATGTTGTGCAACCAATAGGTTCAACCTAATATCTTACCTGTAAGCACGTTGGTTCCGGTTAACCTTAAATGTTTTGGACGATCACTTAACCATACCCCAACAATTGACCTTAAAGTTGATTAGTATACACCAAACTAGGCGCCTTGAAATTTTACCATACCATGCAAATCATTTTAAGCATTAGTACCTGTACCTAGTACATATGTATAATCTACAAATTATTTGTGTCTGCGTTTAGACGAACCTTATATTTtaaaagaaacaaaaatacaaagaaaataattgaaTTTGACATTGGACCGATATAACAGTAGCGGCtccaaaagaaaaatagaAACGAATTTGCACCGAATACTGCATGCACGAAGAAAACGTATGCAGAGGCGTGAAAAGTATTCCTGTATGTAATATCGACTGCAAAAAACTTCTGTCTTTCACGTTCTCCAAATTTGTATATGTTCAGTTACAATAGCAATGAATACTGGCCCACGAGCACCAGAATTGGGATCACGGGGATCAGAATAGGGCCACATGCACCAATATGTATCTCTTTGAAAAAATTCATATGATATTGCAGTCCAAATTAGAATTGCCTAAGTATTATTGACTGCAATGTGGATGAACATAATTTTTATACTTTAAACATTGACACGATTCGCAATATATAAATAACTAAAGAAAGCATTCCTCAgagcaattgaaattcaCTCAACCATTACTTAGGTGATCCAAacaaacttttcaagaaaattaaCAATTTGACATGATTTCTATTTTGgtttcaatttttcttAGCTTTCTCGGCATTGTCACTGCGGCAATCAACGATCCTGCTTACTACAattcattatcttcttttattAACAAGGAacacaacttttcaaaggGCAACGGAACTATTTCCGTAGAAGCTGCTTCGTTGGTTTACAATAAGAGAAGCGAGTACGATTCCTACTTTAAAGACTTCTCGTTTTATCTGTTTGATGCTTTCGACAAGTTGGTTCAATTGCATTCATTGCTTAAAGATGCAGAGTTAGCAAGTGCAACTGGTGATAGATTGTACTTGTATAATTACATCGCATTCAACGGACAAGACGAGCAAGTCGAACttagttcttcttcagctttcAAGCAGGAGGTATGCAAATTTTTGGATATCAATAGCCTCAACGATACTTCTACCTTATCAGCAAGTTCAGGAAACGCAGATTTGTCATTGTTCTACCAACAGAtccaaattgaagactGCGGTAAGTCGAAAAATATCGCCAGAGATAGCACTAGTTGTGATGGAAGTCATGCTCCTAATGCTGGTAATTGTCAGGCCTTGGCCGACGACCTTGAGTATAATCATGGTGGAGATGTATTTAGTGATTCTCCAAGATCGTATTGCCTCGCAGGATGTTGTGTATCATGGAGTGCACCTATATCTGCTACAGGAGATTGGCTTTCTGCAAAAGCTGGTTGGTGTATTCAACAATGTGTTAATGCAGGGTTGAGTTGTGAAATTTTTGGTGTTGTTTACGCAAACAAAACACTTGACTTTTGTTTAAGTTACAGAGCGGATGGGTGTACCTAGTGATGCTGAGGGTATGAAAACATTTCGCTTTATTCcttatttcttctttattaTTATTCCTATTTTCCATTCTATTATTTTTAGTATTTTACTGTGAGAATTTCATAACTGCCTGTCTTTGCGAATGTAAGTCCTTAGTCATATCTACGAGTACGAATATACTTGCATATATTAAAGCAGCCGATAATCTCTTTTGATTCATGTGTTAGTTTAAGCTTAACTCAACAATATTCATAATACATCACCATTTTTTACTCAATTCTAACAATTTACATTGTCTAtttttatcttcatttttcttaacttgcaattgttggCCCAATCTTAAAAGTAATGTCTCCAAGTCATGTTCTTGAAGCACCTGATAAACTTTATATTGTTaggttgaagaattgatatGCTTGCAATGTGGGCATGTAATATTGAACGGGAACCATAATTAGGTGCAAATAAAATGATgcaatgaagaattcaactgatgaagagaGTTGTATTTTCTCATTGCTATTATTATAACCATATACCAAGCTAAGGCTATGAAAGAATGTTTATGAAGCCTTGTAGTTGAAATAAATGGAAAACAGTTCTATTTACTTGAATATCTTGCCACATGTATGATCAACTGAAGTAAACTAGGACCCAAGAGATTTACTGGCTTGACACGGAGACACAATGAAAATAAGCTGAAAGCACCTGGGCATTGAAATGCATACATCCAGATGGCAACAACATATAAGAGCCGAGCTAGCAAATATTCAGCAATTCGTATGGGATCCCTGAACCAATAGTCAAAAATTCAATACAAACCATAAGTATGTACTTGGGGGGGCGGTGCAATAAACCAACAATTCAATGGCCTGTGTTTCCGGTTGTCAAATCTCTTCTTTAATCTTCTACTCTTATTATATCTAAAGTCTGTAAGTTTAGTCTATACAGAATTTCGAAGTGGGAAATACGAAGAAGTCTGGACAAGCTaagacaagaaagacttgaatGGGCAAAtgaatataaatatatgCTTGACTTTAACCTGAATTGTATTTTTGTAGATGAAGCTGGTAACAGTATGAGACGTGAATATGGCTGGTCGGCAGGGGGTGGGAAGGCATCTCTTACTTCTCTGACTCGTGGTCTCACCGTTTCATTTCTGAGTGCCATATCTCCTCAAGGTTTATATCGAGTTAAAGACTAGAACACCAGCAGCGTCCAATaaaaagagaaaacttGACTATGGTAAGAATGCAGCTGATACAGGAAGCAAAGGTACCACCGCTAACCATTTTTATTATTTCATCAAGCCTATCATTTAGCAAGTGAAAAACAATCCTGAGTTATGAGACTTGAAATACTTGATTTTTGATAACGCATCTATCCACAGGCGTCGCGATATTCATTTGCTACTTGCCCCGAGTGGGCTTGAACTTGTGTTATTCATATTCTCCTAGTTTAAATGCCATCGAAGAGTTTTGAGCGCTGTGTAAAAGTAAAGTCAAGAGACCATTTTTGAGTAATAAGGATCAGTCGACACCAAGGGTCAAAGAATCCACTCAAGAAATTACAATTGAGAGTTATGAAGGATTCCGTAGACATTCTTCTAATCACGTCCATGTTGGAAGTGGAGCTTTTTGAAATGATTAGTGAAAAAATAGATACTTAAAATTAGTACATTAATTGAGTATTTTTTGCGTTAAAACCTGGGGGTTATTCAAACTTGGAGGAGATTAGCATTTGCAATAGAAGACTGTCAGTTATCTACAAAGTTAGCCTGGACTCTACTTAGTATGAACAATCTCGGTGGTGCTGGTATTATAAATTTCAAGTAGATAATTTGTATATTATAATATTTGGGGAAGGGTGATTGAATCAATTCCGGCCCCTACTATTAAAACTGACCGTATGGTTTTGAACAAAATCAGGTCACTAGTTTGAGTAAGCAGTTACCCTTCATCCTAAATATCCTCTTCCAAAAAAAACTATTTCTGAGTTCGAATTCTGGAATTTTAACGAATCGTGTTCTGACGAAGCTTTTCCACCTTGCGCAATTTCCCCATACAGTGATTTCATTTTGTCAGTTTAGCAACTGGAACTGACATTTGCAGCATATTTATCAAGTTGAGCTTTAAATTGATTGACTGTTTCAGGGGAGCTGCCACAACGTGTGTTCTAAGCTATATTTAAGTAAGTTGTGCGTTACTGTATCTTATTAAACTCCACACTATATTTGGTAATATTTCATCCGTACTGAGTTTGCCAGGCACAGGGCCGGTCTATTCGTGACCACAAAATTCACCTCAAATTCTAGTCTTTGAAATATAAGTTTTAGTATCTCATTCTTGATTCTTAGTTCTAGTTGCTGAACGAaaatatcagaagaagatacaTACAGTGGATTTCCTATAATTAACTTCATTATAAAAACAGCTTGTAGTAAGATTTATTTGGGCGTTAGCTGAATTTCCGTCAGCGCAATCTCATTTGGATGTAGTTCTTGAGAATTGATGGGAAACCTGTATATTACTACCGGTTTTCCTATTGGTCTTAGATTTGGGTTAATGGATATGGACTTGTATTAATCACTAAAGAACTATTTAATCCTGTTTAAACTAGGATGAATTCGATGGGGTTTATATAGTCTTCTTGCCCTGCAATTCTGTTGAGTGTTTCGAAGAGTTATGGCCAGCGAATACCAATTATTCTCTTGGGAAATTACGTACGTTCAATCCGAGGCTACCAGCCTCGGAAATCATTTTGCCTGGGATCCTGtatcttattttccatcaagaATCGGAAGTCACTCAGATCGCACCTGTTACTGAAAATATGCtcaaatatttttttcaaGGTACTGTACTATTATGAATTGCCACCAGTGGCCCCTCTACTGTCTTCTTAAAATGTCTGAATCGTAGAAAGCGATGTTCACAACTATAACAAGATCAATGGGAACATAGATGCTAAATATATATGGGTGAAAGGGGGGACAATTTTTCTTGTgaaattcaaaaacttGGAGTATAAGAAGAGCGGAATTTGCCTCTAAGAATAAAGAGGTTTGGAACGCCAACTATGTGAGTTTATATTAAGTGAATTATCCAACATACAGACTTAACAGAATATATAGCATCGTGACGTAAAAATATTCATTATGAAAATCCCTTTCGTGTCTTATTTACTCGGCATTCAAGCTATAGCAACTATACTTAACAAGCGTGAGGCAAATACCCGAGACATAAGTAACAAGGAATGCTTCGAATACGAGCTTGATAATGATGGATATCCTAAGTTTAGCTAACCTTTTGGCAATTTCACAATCgagaagaaattcaatATTGCCAAAGCAAGATATGATTTCAGTGTGGAGCACTTTGGCGAAGGGTACATGAAGTATTAGTTCACGCAGTACCTGAAAGCGGTAGtataaaaagaaaaggCATCTTAGTCGAAAACGGAAAGCCGAAGACAAGAAGGGCTTGTAAGACCTTGGCATCGTAGGAATACGGAAGTGGTTTCTCATGGGGTTCTTGAGCATATGACATAGAATAAGACCTAGGTTCGTGTGCCTTTGCTTTCCCTGATTGTACTGATGGATGGACAGCTTATCACCACGATTGGCAAGTGACCTGTATGTGTGTGCTACTTTGTTCAGTACAATAACATAGGATGTAAGGAAGACTAGGGTATCGACTACCGGGTGGCAACATATACACACCTGTGAGTCGTGACAGCGACGGCTATCGTAGCTTGTTTTGGCCATGTTCGGACGTTGCTACCTAACTTTTAAAGAAAACCAGCACCACGGCAAAAATACTTGGGGTATCGATTCTTGATTTATCAGATCCCAGACAATATCAACGGCTGGACGAGCAACTATCATGAGTGGTATGTGGGAGGTGTAGCTAGTTGTTGGTATGCGATTTAAACAACATTCTATGCAAAAGTGACTACTAAATTTTGCTTTGGCAATTTGGAGTcactcttcttccattaGTTTCCatatctttcttctctctgAGAGGTTTCTAACCTTTGGAATTCCTCTTGTGTACTCTTTGTGTTTCGATATTTGTAGTCATACTCTATAGCCTTATTGCCCGATGAATGTTTCAACTTAAAAATATAACGGTATCGATTATGGAAGTGGAGACCTCAGGAGCTAGGACAAGCGACAGGTTTAGGATCTTTTGCTGGAAGTGAATCGATATATCCCTTGTGATTGGTAGTTTAGGGATAGCCAACCACAGCCCAATCAGTGAAAGTAAAGATAGTAAACAAACACAACAAAATAGAACAATCAGTCTATAGTGACCAGCATTGGTTAAAAACTATTCATATTGTGGGCCCGAAATAGTTTGTAAAACATATTGTCATTTCAGAGATTTGCATGGACGATGCCTTCTGTAGGTACTGTATGTAGGATCGAGAATCGTTTGACTCTACGaaccaagaaacaaaacgTGAATACAGTACTGTACAATTAATTGGGTACTGCACATATATAATGTTTATCCGTGATGAAAATCTAATCTTCGTACttttgattgcaaaatatgCTACTTCTTTTAGTACACACATAAAACCCTTGATCTAGATGATGAAACAAGGGAGgagaagacgaagacgaagtcATCGATATAATTCCAAATATTCAAAAGCACACCTGTATCTGCAATCAAAAGGAAACTCAAAAACATCAGAGTCTATGAATCATTCTGTGTTTGGTTCAGTCAGAGATATCTCTTATGATGATAAGACAAAAGCGTCTTATTACCATTGGGATCAACTAATGCCAGTACCTGTGGTTCCAAGTGCtaattcaagaagagtcGTTTCTTCTGTAAGAAAACTTGCTGATTTATGTATAGATACCATAGTCGAAAACATTGTTGGCATTGATGTTCTGTATTTGGATTTCGTTTCTGATGTCATATGTGAACGGATATGGAAGAATATTCTTAAGGCTAGAAAAGACTCATATCAActcttttctacatttgCATCAAGATTGGGCTGCAAGAGCGTAAGTTTTAAATGCCATTGGGTAAAAGAGTTACATGACACTGGTCACCCCAACAGACatctacttgaagaaattcatCGATTTATGATGAGAGACTTGTCTAGAACTTCTACCAATTATCACAGATTTGTCAACGTCTTCTCTAATGTCAGAATGCCTCATTTTGTACTGACAATTAACCAATTTCCTTGTAGACATGTTGCTTACTTGGACCTTTCTTCACGACCTAAGTTGACTCGGGACGATGTCAAAATACTACTTAGTATTACCAACTTAGCGGCTCTTGAtgtttccaacaacaaatgGGCAGATACAAACTTTGTTTTGGATATTTGCCAGATGATTAGACGAGGAAAGTTGAGCAAATTAAAAGTAATTCGACTTGTTGGATGTCCAGCTGATTCGTCTTCTATACGTGAACTTCTTAGCATTGCAGATAAAGATGAATCCATGAGTTCCTTGGTTCATATAGAAGTCAGTGAAAAGCTCTCCACTTCAGCCATTTGTCTGGGGAAATGCTCATCGTACGTCAATGACTCTAACAGAATTAATACTGTTCTTCTAGATTCCCATCACGTTTCAGAGTCTAGATGGATCTTATTGAACAACTTAGGAACAGAACCGGAGAAGCTCAAGTACTATTCTTTGGCCAGGATATTCGATCTAGTCAAAAATCATATAGAAGTGAATGACAATGATAAATGCCAGCGCTGTTTTCATCTAGATATAGCAATTCATAATGTCGAATTCGACAATTTACTGGAAAACCAACAGCTTGAAGCTTCGTGGAATTCACGAAATAGAGGTTCACGGAGTCGATACATTTATCAATTGTCCCAAGACAAATGGGCAGCTACAGCAAAGACTACTTTTTGGTCCTTGAAAAAGGAAACAATACCGTCACAGCTTACCTATAAACCAAAGGTTatccagaatcagaagCAAAATCAAAACGTGAAGCagaaacgaagaaagattTCACTAATTAACACCGACGcgaagaagttctttggTATGTAACAGGACCAAATGGACTAAATCATTTATATGTTTTGTTATCTTAGACACTATGCTAAATTTGCTATAAATAGCAATTCGTACTATTGTAGTGCTACTTCACCGGTACTATCGTAGACGCT includes these proteins:
- a CDS encoding Inositolphosphotransferase 1, whose product is MKNHVLGALVIIVQLWRRVVLSVLNGRNIFQFILNFFISFSPVLIWLSIFKNAGLIPNWTRPPIHVKLAMTLDRYIFDIFLYPIYGITSLSFLVALCGALIKYQELELQVTTIPMDATLLNSPHSLDADVTPFFERDSNPELFVEHYNNNNGRVSKSLETPKTKPLNCWCLATPILVPTSWFILNLVYWFRDPIRTPKDLLAWFLYVVCHLVAPIFTAIWLYLFQPPGALRLFSLGLGIQNIAGVVTHLIFPNVPPWYIYFYGEETIPDYDMPGFAAGLIRIDMIMGTHIHTAGFHISPIVFGALPSLHSAMAVMVFLFVSYYSRNMGVKIAYLLYVVLQWWATIYLDHHWRLDLIVGMLYSIASFSFLLFWSRGLSFVERNFILARKRCDFKNGSTAGMRIFRNTKLQTVFDPYS
- a CDS encoding repeat protein 1 gives rise to the protein MMFHVLLYLILNFCLVNAVMTTSYSKAIGLFTSGTASFAKNSGVIRVGSRDAPRDGINPYFVPLNFYSFDNYSKLKAISSILNAAVEAGATGDILYLYNYIAFNGEEGNVALTNYTSNFKDEVCLFLKTYEANSTLELSETTADKKLSTYYKNFPVGDCGGDVGGDFSSHGYKT
- a CDS encoding predicted protein; this encodes MISILVSIFLSFLGIVTAAINDPAYYNSLSSFINKEHNFSKGNGTISVEAASLVYNKRSEYDSYFKDFSFYSFDAFDKLVQLHSLLKDAELASATGDRLYLYNYIAFNGQDEQVELSSSSAFKQEVCKFLDINSLNDTSTLSASSGNADLSLFYQQIQIEDCGKSKNIARDSTSCDGSHAPNAGNCQALADDLEYNHGGDVFSDSPRSYCLAGCCVSWSAPISATGDWLSAKAGWCIQQCVNAGLSCEIFGVVYANKTLDFCLSYRADGCT